From the Primulina tabacum isolate GXHZ01 chromosome 3, ASM2559414v2, whole genome shotgun sequence genome, one window contains:
- the LOC142538482 gene encoding uncharacterized protein LOC142538482 gives MAAKEHVHPHEETEEFSSYLPTRFNSSETGERAEEWIERIEQIFVTAPCARSAWLRLATFQLSRNVLLWWQTTKAGLRAQGRTVDWDVFRSRFLDKHFSIAARQKKEREFEDLRQGSMSVAEYESRYSALLKYVSHVATNVHAKMRHFLRGLKLELFDRVQSNNPVSFDDAVTRAEMAELVMQEQCTQIEITCFECGGVGHIARQCPSCEGQREPSSDRDRSSGRGGRKPQQFTPRPSGGQPRIQGAGPPQAHVYALTREQAEEAREKMIANEKERWTFYGKGSRPRVPLVSAIRISRLLEHGHEGYLIYAVDVTEKKKEVGIEEIPIVAEFVDVFLDEIPGFPPAREVEFGIELVPGTSPISCTPYRMAPAELRELKAQLQDLLNKGYIRHSVSPWGVRLSMQGIYVQYYRLADDGNLRMNDRWVIPDISELRQGLLRRANFCRYSIHPGDKKMYKDLRSPFWWKGMNRDVIDFVRRCLNCQQIKAERRRSGGELRSLEVPT, from the exons ATGGCAGCTAAAGAACATGTACACCCACACGAGGAAACGGAAGAG TTTAGCAGTTATCTTCCAACGAGATTTAATAGTTCTGAGACTGGTGAGCGAGCAGAAGAGTGGATTGAGAGGATAGAGCAGATATTTGTGACCGCTCCGTGTGCTAGGTCTGCTTGGTTACGATTGGCTACATTTCAGCTTTCGAGGAATGTACTATTGTGGTGGCAGACGACTAAGGCCGGATTGAGAGCACAGGGCCGTACTGttgattgggatgtgtttcgaTCTCGTTTTCTTGATAAGCATTTCTCTATAGCAGCCAGACAAAAGAAAGAGAGAGAATTCGAGGATTTGAGACAGGGCAGTATGTCTGTTGCTGAGTATGAGTCTCGGTATTCTGCATTATTGAAATATGTGTCACATGTTGCTACAAATGTTCATGCTAAGATGAGGCATTTCTTGAGAGGGTTGAAGTTAGAGTTATTTGATCGTGTTCAGTCAAACAACCCGGTATCATTTGATGATGCAGTGACGAGGGCTGAGATGGCTGAGTTAGTTATGCAGGA acAGTGTACACAGATCGAGATCACATGTTTTGAGTGTGGCGGTGTGGGCCATATAGCCAGACAGTGTCCTAGTTGTGAGGGACAGCGAGAGCCTAGTAGTGATAGAGATAGATCCTCAGGGAGAGGAGGACGAAAACCTCAGCAGTTTACACCGCGACCTTCTGGAGGACAGCCACGTATACAGGGAGCTGGTCCGCCTCAGGCACATgtgtatgctttgacacgagagcaggcagaggaggcacgAGAGAAGATGATAGCCA atgAGAAAGAGCGTTGGACATTTTATGGGAAGGGTTCTCGTCCCCGTGTTCCGTTGGTATCTGCTATCCGGATTTCTCGGTTATTGGAGCATGgacatgagggttatcttatttatgctgtaGATGTGACAGAGAAGAAGAAGGAGGTGGGAATAGAGGAGATACCTATAGTTGCTGAGTTTGTCGATGTATTTCttgatgagattccaggcttcccaccagcccgtgaggtggagtttgggATTGAGTTGGTGCCAGGTACTTCCCCTATTTCTTGTactccttacagaatggcaccagcagagttgagagagttAAAAGCTCAGTTACAGGACTTGTTGAACAAGGGATACATTCGTCATAGtgtatcgccttggg GAGTGAGGCTGAGCATGCAGGGCATTTACGTTCAGTATTACAG ATTGGCTGATGATGGCAATTtgaggatgaatgatagatgggtAATTCCTGATATATCTGAGTTGCGCCAGGGCCTGTTGCGGCGTGCAAATTTTTGTCGATATTCTATCCACCCTGGTGacaagaagatgtataaggatctacgttCTCCGTTTTGGTGGAAGGGAATGAATcgtgatgtgattgattttgtacgtcgATGTCTCAATTGTCAGCAGAtcaaagctgagaggagaagGTCGGGAGGTGAATTGAGGAGTTTAGAAGTACCGACTTGA
- the LOC142539023 gene encoding uncharacterized protein LOC142539023: MLVDILICPYFLFFFYLLCYLITFSFGSLSLLAGTRVMNALFLRELSKTKAGGSSSASQKSITPAVTMGPKGDCSAAEKKKTGSCSTTAKKPASFPSSPTAAKKKKACSSSSASERASSPPPRAKSPPPSGKQNASTDLSPSAPQHGKRKISEISVVSVSSPEGSEPDEGTPLASAVHPLYTSDSAIVGRGPTPLTQKIMYQLPSDADAAFMGSLGWSDLLRRTCSSVIEGMMYVGELAERAHAARSGSCQELREVQALREQLQATIDEMKVSHAEELSESQAQLSESQIQCGELSKQK; this comes from the exons ATGCTGGTAGATATTCTCATCTGTCCATacttcttgtttttcttttatttattatgttactTGATAACATTCTCATTTGGTTCCTTGTCTCTGCTTGCAGGTACTAGAGTCATGAACGCCCTATTTCTCCGTGAACTTTCCAAGACAAAGGCCGGGGGTTCTTCATCAGCTTCCCAGAAATCCATTACCCCGGCAGTCACGATGGGCCCAAAGGGagattgttctgctgctgagaaaaagaaaacaggTTCCTGTTCTACTACCGCGAAGAAGCCTGCTAGCTTCCCTAGCTCCCCTACTGCTgcgaagaagaagaaggcatgctcctcctcctccgcctCAGAGCGAGCCTCCTCGCCACCTCCTCGCGCCAAGTCCCCTCCTCCGTCTGGTAAGCAAAATGCATCCACTGATCTTAGCCCGTCAGCCCCTCAGCATGGCAAGCGCAAGATTTCTGAGATTTCTGTCGTATCGGTCTCTTCTCCAGAGGGGTCCGAGCCCGATGAGGGGACTCCCCTCGCATCGGCGGTGCATCCTCTATACACTTCGGATTCGGCCATCGTGGGGCGGGGTCCTACTCCTCTAACTCAGAAGATAATGTATCAGCTTCCTTCCGACGCCGATGCAGCGTTCATGGGTTCACTGGGGTGGTCAGACCTCCTTCGCCGGACATGCAGCAGTGTCATCGAG GGCATGATGTACGTCGGGGAGTTGGCTGAGCGCGCTCACGCCGCTCGATCTGGCTCTTGTCAAGAATTACGCGAGGTTCAGGCTCTCCGCGAACAGCTCCAGGCTACTATTGATGAGATGAAAGTGTCGCATGCCGAGGAGCTTTCGGAGTCCCAAGCTCAATTGTCGGAGTCCCAGATCCAGTGTGGCGAGCTCTCAAAACAGAAGTAG
- the LOC142538483 gene encoding uncharacterized protein LOC142538483 → MNKVWMAVTVAAVNTHTDQAQKLRSGLNSLNHAKTRFLSGGTEAAADIRPLAGILNSGSGGFLYGEEEKRRQKDDSFRQVMYLNCWGQN, encoded by the coding sequence ATGAACAAAGTCTGGATGGCGGTTACCGTAGCGGCGGTGAACACCCACACGGATCAAGCCCAGAAGCTGAGATCCGGCCTTAACTCCCTCAACCACGCCAAGACCCGATTCCTCTCCGGCGGAACCGAAGCAGCAGCGGATATCCGCCCGTTGGCTGGGATATTGAATTCCGGTTCAGGAGGATTCCTGTACGGTGAGGAAGAAAAGAGGAGGCAGAAGGACGATTCGTTTCGCCAGGTCATGTACCTGAATTGCTGGGGTCAGAATTGA
- the LOC142540749 gene encoding protein THYLAKOID FORMATION1, chloroplastic-like: MAAVTSVSITAIAQASDRKFLALLPLNFDVVRFRGMVSYDSCRFRASSSRMVVHCMSTATDVPPVSETKLNFLKAYKRPIPSVYNTVLQELIVQQHLMRYKKSYRYDPVFALGFVTVYDQLMDGYPSDEDRDAIFKAYVEALKEDPAQYRADAVKLEEWARAQSSSTLVDFGSREGEVEGYLKDIAERSRNTGSFSYSRFFAVGLFRLLELANATEPTVLEKLCVALNVNKKSVDRDLDVYRNLLSKLVQAKELLKEYVDREKKKTEARAAESQKANEAVKNFSGEYQSADR; the protein is encoded by the exons ATGGCGGCCGTTACTTCTGTATCCATCACTGCTATCGCTCAAGCATCCGACCGGAAATTCCTTGCTCTGTTGCCTTTGAATTTCGATGTTGTTAGGTTCCGCGGTATGGTGTCGTATGATTCGTGCCGCTTTCGTGCTTCGAGTTCTCGTATGGTGGTTCATTGCATGTCCACTGCCACAG ATGTGCCTCCTGTGTCAGAGACAAAGCTCAATTTCTTGAAGGCTTATAAAAGACCAATTCCAAGTGTATACAACACTGTACTACAAGAGCTGATTGTTCAGCAGCATTTGATGAGATACAAGAAGTCATACCGGTATGATCCGGTATTTGCACTTGGCTTTGTGACCGTGTATGATCAACTCATGGATGGTTACCCAAGCGATGAGGATCGGGATGCCATTTTCAAAGCTTACGTAGAGGCTCTAAAGGAGGATCCTGCCCAATACAG GGCTGATGCTGTGAAGTTAGAAGAATGGGCTCGTGCTCAATCTTCTAGTACTTTAGTTGATTTTGGATCAAGAGAAGGAGAGGTTGAAGGCTATTTGAAAGATATTGCAGAAAGATCCAGGAACACAGGAAGTTTCAGCTACAGCCGCTTCTTTGCAGTTGGTCTCTTCCGTTTGCTTGAGTTAGCAAATGCCACTGAACCAACCGTATTAGAAAAG CTTTGTGTCGCTCTAAACGTGAACAAGAAAAGTGTTGATCGGGATCTTGATGTCTATCGCAATTTGCTTTCCAAACTGGTTCAAGCAAAAGAACTGTTAAAAGAATATGTCGACAG GGAGAAAAAGAAAACCGAAGCAAGGGCGGCGGAATCTCAGAAAGCAAATGAGGCTGTCAAAAATTTTTCAGGGGAGTACCAATCCGCTGACCGGTAA